One region of Candidatus Schekmanbacteria bacterium RIFCSPLOWO2_02_FULL_38_14 genomic DNA includes:
- a CDS encoding LPS export ABC transporter ATP-binding protein, with translation MKSLNVSNLAKTYGERKVVDDVSLKVSSGEVVGLLGPNGAGKTTIFYMTVGLVNPDEGKIYLNGETIENLPMYQRARKGIGYLPQESSIFRKLTVEENFLAILEMYPLTDKERRKVLDELLNELHIAHLAKNKAFTLSGGERRRVEITRTLISKPQFILLDEPFAGIDPKSIDDLQQIINHLKNKGIGVLITDHNVRETLQITDRAYIINEGKILEEGIPDKIAESSKVRQIFLGDKFQLIS, from the coding sequence ATGAAGTCTTTGAATGTGTCAAACTTGGCAAAAACATACGGGGAAAGAAAAGTTGTTGATGACGTATCACTCAAAGTTTCAAGCGGTGAAGTCGTCGGGCTTTTAGGCCCAAATGGTGCCGGGAAGACCACAATTTTTTATATGACAGTAGGACTTGTCAATCCTGATGAAGGTAAAATATATTTAAACGGAGAAACCATTGAAAATCTCCCAATGTATCAAAGAGCAAGAAAAGGCATAGGATATCTTCCGCAGGAATCTTCCATATTCAGAAAACTCACAGTTGAAGAAAATTTTCTTGCAATCCTTGAAATGTATCCGCTTACTGATAAGGAAAGGAGAAAAGTCCTGGATGAACTCCTCAATGAGCTTCACATTGCTCATCTGGCAAAAAATAAGGCATTCACTCTTTCAGGAGGTGAAAGGCGAAGAGTTGAAATAACAAGGACACTCATTTCCAAACCGCAATTCATACTTCTGGACGAACCATTTGCGGGTATTGACCCTAAATCTATTGATGACCTGCAGCAGATAATCAACCATTTAAAGAATAAAGGCATAGGTGTTTTGATTACTGATCATAATGTTAGAGAAACTCTCCAAATCACTGACAGAGCCTATATAATAAACGAAGGAAAGATTCTTGAAGAAGGAATCCCTGATAAGATAGCAGAAAGTTCTAAAGTAAGACAAATATTTCTTGGTGATAAATTTCAACTTATTTCTTGA